One window of Methanocaldococcus sp. genomic DNA carries:
- a CDS encoding DUF6677 family protein translates to MNEMELMQIKEFVKDMDKQQKIVYYEQKKKNAGIAVLLSVIIPGAGQIYLGKVGKGIILFITTGTLIAFGLLLSLLVIGIPLLLLGVLLFGYIVFTTPISQQKITMPNFMK, encoded by the coding sequence ATGAATGAAATGGAATTAATGCAAATAAAGGAGTTTGTTAAAGATATGGACAAACAGCAAAAAATTGTTTATTATGAGCAAAAGAAAAAGAATGCTGGAATTGCAGTATTGCTTAGTGTTATAATTCCCGGGGCTGGACAAATATACCTTGGAAAGGTTGGAAAGGGAATTATATTGTTCATAACTACTGGAACATTAATTGCATTTGGATTATTGCTATCTCTATTGGTCATTGGAATACCTCTTTTGTTATTAGGTGTCTTATTATTTGGATATATAGTATTTACGACGCCTATAAGTCAGCAAAAGATTACAATGCCCAACTTTATGAAATAA